The Sorangiineae bacterium MSr11954 DNA segment GAGCATCGCGTAAAGGCATTTGCGCGCCTCTCGGAGCTGGGAAATGCGCTCTTGCTCCCGAGCGGCATGGACGCGCTGCGCGCCGCCATGGGGCATTTGCACCTCGCGGAAATGTCGGACGGAAGCGCCGCCGATGCGAGCGCCCATGTCACCGCGGCCATGTCGGTGTTCGCGGCGGCATGGGGCCGAACCCGCCTGGGGAAAACACCGATCGCCCCCGATCCCGCGGCGGGTCATGTGGAGGACCATTTGCGCATGCTCGAGGGCCAGCCCGCCTCCGCCGCCCAGGTGCGCGCGCTCTCCACGTATCTCCTCACCGTGTCCGACCATGGGATGAACGCATCGACCTTTGCCGCGCGCGTCGTCGCCTCCACGCAGTCCGACATGGTCTCGTCCATCGTCGCCGCCATCGGTGCGCTCAAAGGGCCGCTGCACGGCGGCGCACCGGGCCCCGTCCTCGATATGCTCGACGCGATCGGCGACGCTGCCCGCGCGGAGAGCTTCATCGCCTCGGAGCTCGCGGCCGGGCGCCGCATCATGGGCATGGGCCACCGCATTTATCGGGTGCGCGATCCCCGCGCGGCGGTCCTCGAACGCGCGACCCTGGCGCTGGTCGATTCGGGGCTGCGCACCGAGCGCCTCGCGCTGGCCCGCGCCGTCGAGCGGATCGCCACCGGCGCCCTCGCGGCCAAATACCCCGATCGCAAGCTGGAGACGAACGTCGAATTTTATACGGCCATCCTATTGGACGCCATCGGCCTACCGCGCGAAGCGTTCTCGCCGACATTTGCCGTTGGGAGGGTCATCGGGTGGAGCGCCCATGTGATGGAACAGCGCGCGAAGGGGCGGCTGATCCGCCCCGAATCGCGCTACATCGGCGCGCCCGCGTCCTAGCCGCGCGCCCGCGTCCTAGCCGCGCGCCCGCGTCCTAGCCGCGCACCGCCATCAAGGAAGAACCCAGCGCTGGCTCGGGGCCGCGCTGCACGTATGGATCACGAGCCTGGTGCGCTCCGAGGAGCCGCCGCCGCGGGTATCGACGCAGAGCCCCGATGCGATATTGACGATGGCGCCCGTGGTATCGACCCGCCAGCGCTGGGCGTCCGTATCGTTGCAGTCGTAGAGCTGAATGGGCTGCCCCGGCGTAAAGCTCCCATTCGTCACGTCGAAGCATTTGCCCAGCGCGCGCAGCGACCCGTCGTCGGCGACGATCCATCGCTGCGCGCCCGTTCCATTGCACGCATAGAGCTGCACGGCGGTGCCGTTGGCCGTCTGCGCGCCGTCCACGTCGATGCATTGCTCCGCGATGCCTCGAATGGCCCCGGCGCGCGGGCCTGCCGCGGTCACGAACGCCGTACCCGAAAGTCGGATATCCCGCGACGACGCTCCGACCTTGATCGAATGAGCGCCGCCCGGCACGATCCACGATTGCGAGGACGTATCCCAGGTCGAGAAGGTCCGCCGCTCGAGAATGACGGAGACGCGCTTCTTCTGGTCCGGCGCCAAGGTGACCTTCTCGAACCCCGCGAGCTGCCTCGGCGGCTCCCCGGCGGCGCTCGGAAATCCGACATAGATCTGCGGCACCTCCTCGCCCGTGCGGCTGCCGGTGTTCGTCACGTCGAAGGCGACCGTGACGGTGCTGCCGCCGATGGGCCCGCTCAGGACCAAGCTCGAATAGGCAAAGGTCGTATACGAAAATGCCGAGCCGCGGCACCCCCGCCACGTACCCGACGGCGTGCTCCCCCGAGGGCGCATCGATGCCCTGCAAAAGGGTCGCCTTTTCCTCCAACGTCATTTGCGCGAGCAACTGCTCGACGGGATCGTCCGCCTCCGCGCGGCCTTCGCTCATCGCAGCGGAAGCGGACGTCGTCACCGTTTCAGTCTCTGCGCCATCACCCCGTTCGCCGCCGCACGCACCTGCTACGAGCACGATGGTGGCTGCTGCACCGACGGATGTTCCCCATTTCGTCCGGATCGTCGTCGCTGTCGTCGTGGTTTCGAGCATCCCCCCCTATGGCCACGATGCGATCAATTCACCTTGGCCGTACGGCCGACGTGCCCGTTCAGCGCCTTCGCCCGAACCAGCACGGTCCCCGACACCCCGGTCGGCCCCGTGTAGGGCACGAAGGTGGCGCCGTTGTTCGTGGAATATTCGATGTTGAAACCGGGATAGCGCACATTGGCCAAGAGCTGGCCATTGACGACTTTCGCGCCCGGGAGCGGAATGCGGTAATTGATCCCGGTGCTCCGCGGAAGCTCGCGCCGCACATCCACGGGACGATAGAAGTCCAAGCGCGGAAGCGCCGCCTGGCCCAAGGTGTTCACGAACTGCTTCCACGCCGCGGGCAGATCGGCAGCCGTCGGCGTGTGGGTGTTCCACGCGCGCTCGGCCACGCCGAGGATCTTGGGGAACGCGAAGTACTCGACCAGCTCGGGGCTCTTGACGTTCTCGGCAAAGAGCAACCCGTGCATGCCGAGCACATTGGCGCGACCGGCCGCGGTCAAGCGGACCTTGTTGTCCCATTCGCTGGGGGCGATGGGATGTCCCATTCGGTTGTGGGTGGCGATGGCGAAGACGTCGAACGGGAGGTAATTGAACGTCTTGCTGTCGTCGACGAAGTTTGCCCAGTAGTACCCCGGCTCATCGGGATCTTTGTTGTACGCCAGGTCCATATACAAATTGGTGGCGTGCGACAGAATCACGGATCGGCCTTCGTTGGCATACTTGTAGGCGTCGTCCTCGCGACCCCACTGCCAGACGTTGCTCCAGGGCATCGGGACGAAGCCTTCGAGCTGCAGCCCGTTGTGGATGATGTCGTCCCATCCCGTCATGCGCGCGCCGGTGGCCGTGATGATCGGGTGAAACTTCTTGAAGAAGTGGTCCTTGAGCTGCTCGTCGCCCAAGTCCTTCGTCTCCGGGTTGGCCTTGCATAGCGGCGAGCCCTGCCACCAAACGTTGTTGCTGAGCGAGGGCAGCTCGTCGCCGCCGCCGTGGATCAAGGTGAGCTTCGCGCCGGGGACCGCGTCGTAGCGCGCCTTGATCTCGCGCACCACCTTGGCGAGGAAGGCGTACGAGGAGCTCAAACAAGGATTCACGAAGTTGTCGGTGTATCCCTGGACGCTGGTGTGCTTCGACGTATCGTTCGGATCGGCCAAACGGTATTGCGACGCCTTCACCGGATCGGTGGCCGCGTACTTCGCATACCGGTGCTCCATGGACCGGACGGCGGCGCGCGCATGGCCCGGCACATCGATCTCCGGGATGACATCGATGTGGCGCTCGGTCGCGTAGGCCAGGATCTCCTCGAACTCCTTGGTCGTGTAGAAGCCGGAGCCTTTGCCCACGTAGTTGAGGGTGGCCTGCTCAAAGCCCTGGTAGGTGGGCTCCTTGCCGCCGTTGGCCTCGGTCTCGTTGCGCGCCTTGCCCTGGATGTTGTCGCCGCCACCCAGATCGTTCGCCGAGGCAAAGCCCTGGTGAAGCTGCTGTTTCTCGTCCGGATCGTAGCCGCGACGCGCGCCAAAGGTCGTCAGCTCGGGGATGCCCGGGATTTCGAGGCGCCAGCCCTCGTCTTCCGTCAGGCGGAAATGGAACTTGTTGATCTTGTGGAAGGCCAGCACGTCGAGCAACTTCTTGACGGTCTGCTTGGACTGGAAGTGGCGCCCGACATCGAGCATCATGCCGCGATACGAAAAGAGCGGCGTGTCGGAGATGTCGATCTCCGGGAGCTGCACCGACGTCTTCTTCCCGCCGGGGCGGGTCGCGGCCTGGTAAGCGTCGACGGGGACGAGCTGGCGAAGCGTCTGGATGCCGTAAAAGACGCCCGCGGAGTCCGCGCCGCGGATCTCGATGCCCTTCTCGGGATCGATGCTCAAGGAGTACCCCTCCGCCCCGAAGCTGCCCTGCGGATCGAGCACCAGCCGGATCTCCGAGCCACACCGGCTGCGCTCGTGCGTCTCCACCGAGCCCGCGAGAACGTCGCCCAGGGCAGACTTCAAGTAGTTGGCCTCTTTGGCGAGGCCGCGCTGGTAGTCGATCCCGATTTTCCCGCCGAGCCGGTATTGCCCGGACCCGGTGGTCACCGATTTCGGCCTCGGGATCAAGCTGCTGGCCGGATCGAGATCGACCCGATCGAGCGGCGCGTTCTCCTCGTAGCGCAGGGCGGGCGTCTGCGTGGGGACGACGTCGCCCGGGAAGCGCTTGGTCTGCTTGGGATCCGAGGCATCCCACACGGTGGACGCTTTGAGCGCCCAGGCCTGGGTGCTCGGCGGAAAGACGATGTGAAAGCCCCCCGGCGCGTCGGTCTTCACGATCGCCCAGTTCTCCGCGAGAAACGGGATGACGCGCTTTCCACCGGGCGGGATGGGGACGAAGTTGGCGAGCGGCTCGAGCACGAAGTACTCGCCGCTCCGGGCCGCGCCGCCCTTTTGGACTTTGAGCCCCTGGGCGGCCAAATTCTGTTTGTAGGTGGCGTTGCCTTCGCCATCGTTCAAAATACGACGGACGAAGCTGAAATAGATTTGCCAGCCGCTGGCATCGAGGCGAATTCCGCTCCGGTTCTCGATGGTCAGCTCACCGCGGAAGAACGAACCGTCATCCGCCGCCGTATTGTCCACCGGCCGGAACGTAATGGCGATATCGGGCCCGCTCGCGCGTGTCTGCAGGCTCGATTCGCGCGATTCGCCCGATTCGCTGGCGCCGAGATCGCCGGGCTCCGTCTCCGGTTGCGAGACCACCCCAGCGTCCCCCTGGCACCCTGCAATCCACGCGGAAGCTACGATGGTCGAAATACCTAGCAGGGACCTTGTCATCGTTTACCTCACTTTAGAGTTTAATGCGGTACGGTATCAGCCTGACGACTGGTCATCAAATTGGAAATGAGGTTGATGATTAAATCGCATGATCGATTGGATCATCCCTGATCGATTCGATCGTGCTCAAGTGTTTATGTTCTCTGCACACCATCCGGAAACGCATGGCGTGAGACGCACGAAAGGCGGAGGGGCGCTCGCGCGCCACGCTCCGCCTCTCGGAGGGTCTACGGGGACCTTAACTATTTATTCAGCGTGCAGTCGGCCACCGCGGACGCGGGGACTTCGGGCGGGCCCTCGAGATCGTTGATGAACGACGGATCGGTCTGGATACGCTGCGCGTCGGGGACGCGGGCCTGGACCAGGCTGTAGCCAGGATCGCCGGCGCCCTTGGTGGGATCTTTTCGTTCATACACGCCCTGCGGGAACCAGCACATGGACTTGTACTCGTCCTCGCTCATCTGCTCGCCGGCGTCGAAGGACTGCTTGTCCTTGGAGTCGACCACGCCGTCCACGTTGGAGTCGCGCTGGCCGTTGGTGGGGTAGGGGCCGTTGAACACGAACTGCCAGCCGCGGGTCGAGATTTCGTTCACGTATTTACGCACCACGCTATCGTCGATGCCCTGCGCCGTGGGATTGAGGTTGAAGCCCGGGACGCTCTGCGCCGGATCGTTGGTCATCGGGTCGTTCCGGTTCACGGGTTGCCAGGTCCCCCGGTGGATCTCCGAGAACATCGAGACGTACATGGGCGTCCAGTTCCAGAACGGGCTCCCCAGGCACGTCTGCAGCGGCGCGCCGTTGGGCAGGCCGTTGGCGTCCAGCTCTTTGTAGGCGTTTCGATTGTCGTTGCTGACCGAATAGACCCTGGGCTGCCCGTTGGCGTCCTTGAGCCTGCCGCTCTTGTACAAGGTCTCGATCAGGCGCACGCTCCTCTGGTTGTCGGCGCCGTGCGCGATGACCTCTGCGCCGTCGTCGATGAGCCGATAGGTGAGGAGCTCCTCGCGGTAGACGCTGTCGCCGCCCGACTTGTTGAGCGCCAGCGGTCCATTGTAATTGTACGTCCTGGTCGGTTTCCAATCGGACCAGAATCCAATCCACGCCACTTCGAGCGTGATCTGCGGCTTCACCGAGCGCGCCCCGAGGAGGAATGCGCTGATGTGGCGGACGACCTCGGGGGTGATGAACGAGCCGATGTACCCGATCTTGTTCTGGGCGCGCTGCGCCGCCACGACCCCCGCGACCCACCACGCTTGCTCCTCGTGCGCGGCGTAGGCGGCCACGTTCGGCTTTTGGGCTTGATAGCCCTGGCAGTTGAGGAACTTGACCTTCTCGTGCTTCTTGGCCAGCTCGAGCATCTTGGCGCGTTGGCTGTACGAATTGAGCAGGATGACGTCGGCCTTCTCTTCGTTTACGGCTTTCTCGACGGCATTGGTGATATCCAAGTCCGATATGACCGACTCTTGGAACTTGTAATTGATGTACGGGAGCCTCTCCTTGGCCGCCGTCACGCCTTCTTGATGGGTCAAGGTCCAGCCCTCGCCGCCGGAGACGACGCCGACCCAGAGGGCCGAGACGTTGAGCGGCTTTTGGCATTTGCCGGCAAAGCACTTGGTCGACGCCGGGCAATCGCCGTTGCCGTCGCAGGACGCCACGCAAACACCGTCGTCGCAGCTCCCCACGTGGCATTCGCTGCTGGTGTTGCACTGGACCCCGAGGCCCTTCCCTTTGACGTCTTTCTCGACGATGACGGAGCAACCGAAGGTGAGGACCGACAGTCCCATGAACCACGAAAGCAAAGGTCTACGCAGCATCAGAAGCTACCTCCAACGGATACGCGGCCCGGAGCAATTCCAAATTCGAGCCGCTGCCAAGCGCTCTTTTTCGCCTCGTCTTTCTTCTCGGCCGCCTCGGCCTTCGGATCGCGGATGAAGGTCAAGATCAGGGTGGTGCCGAGGGTGACGACGGCCGCGCCGAGGAAGACGTCCGTCAGGAGCGAGAGCGTCTTCACCTTCGACTGCTGATCCTTCGTGGGGTCGTCGGGGCTCTCGCCGACGAACTTCTGATCCTTCAAATCGCTCGACGCCTTGAGCGCCAGGATCCCGGTGGTGGCCCCGATCACCGCCAGGCCGCCGGCCGCCACCACACCCACCGTGGACAAGGTCGTCCACTTCGACGGGCCGCCGTCCGAGGTGACCGTCACCACGTTGCTCACCAAGTCGAGCTCCACCCGCGTCGATTCGGTGCCCGCCACCTCGACCACGCGCGTGAGCGGGGCGCGCCCCTCCTTGGCGGCCGTGATCTTGCGCCGGCCCGCGCCCACCGGGATCGGACCATCGAGGGGCGTCTTGCCGATGTAGGTCTCGTCGACCGTGATGTCGACGCCCGCCACGTTGGTGACGATCTCGATGCGGCCGATGCGCGTCTGGAGCTTGGCGATGTCGCGTTCGACCTCCGCGCGCCGATCGTTCGACACGTTGGAGCCGCCCTCTTTCAGGTACTTCTCGAAGTTGCGGAGCGCGCAGGCGTACTCGGTGAGCTGAAAGCACACCTGGCCCAGGTTGTAGAGGATCTTGTACGTGGGCTGCAGCTCGTAGGCGCGCCGGAACTCGATGAGCGCGTTGGGGAAGTCCTGCTCTTCGTAGAGCTCGAGCCCGCGCTTGAAGCGCATTTGCGCTTCGTCGGCGCCCCCGTTCCCCTGCGCGAGCGCGCCGCTCGAGATCGACAGGACCGCGGCGCAGAGCAGCGCGGCGATGGAGCGGAGAAGAGTTGTTCGTTGGGAAGGCAGGAAACGAATAAAGGATCGCGTCATGGGCAACGTCTCCGTCGTGCCAGTCGGGTAATCTATTTTCATACTTCGCTAGTCGCTATTTCATTTGGCCCAGGGATCATTGGAATCGATCGGGCGAGCCTGTTTCTTGTTCGCTTTGGGATCCGCCTCCGGCTTCGCCGCGGAGGGCGCGCTGGAGTTCGCGGCCGGCGGCTGCGGGGGCGGCGGCGCCGGTGCGACCGCGGCCACCGCCGGCTCCTTCGCGGCGCGCGAGGGCCCGCGCGACGGGCGGGTGTACGTCGTCGGGGCCTGGGGCTCTTTCTCGAGCCGGAGCACGATGTCGCTGTCCGCGTGCATCATCACCGTCGTGGACTTCGAGAGGTAGCCTTTGGCCTCTGCACGCACCACGTGCGTGGACGTCGTATCCTTCGGCCCTCGTTGAATGGAGGGATTGCCCGTGAGCGGCGTGTCGTCCCAATAGAGCTTTGCGTCGCTCGGCTCCGCGCGCAGCACCGCGACCACTGACGTGCTGGGCGTGTTCGATCCGGTCATGCTGGTGCCGGTCGACCGTGTGGTGTCGTTCGTGTTCGGTGAAGACGCTTGCGCCGAGGGATCGGGCCCGCTCTCGCTCTTGAGCGACTTTCCGACGACGACGGCCCCGCCGAGCAGCGCGAGCGCGCCCACGATCGCCAGCACCGTGATCGCACCAGAGCGCTTGGGCGGGGCCGCGATGGAGATGGCGGCGTTGCTGGGGATCGTTCGGCCCGTGAGGGAGCCGGTCAGGGAGCCCGGGAGCGAGCCCGCGGTGAGCGAATCGATCGAGCGCGCGCCCGAAGGCGTGGTCGAGCCGCTGGGCACGCCCGACGACGCCAAGTTGGCCAGCGACCGCGGGAGCTCCATTTGATCGAGCGCCCGGTACTCGCCCGTGGGGAGCGAGGCCACCTTGGCGAGCTGGCTCTCGATGATGCGCTGCCGCTCCTCGCGCAGCTGCGCGAAGACGGTCGTCATGTACGTGGCGAGATCGCGCGACGTGTACTTCTCCGGAAGCTTCCCCAAGAACGCTTCGACGTCGGCTTGGAGCTCGAGGCAGTTGGCGTAGCGATCCTTCGGATCGTGCGCCATCGCTTTGCGGACGATGGCGTCGAGCTCGTCGGGCACGCTGGCGTGGATGCTCTTGGGGCTGGGGACCTCGTCGCCGACCACGGCGCTGATCACCTCCACGTCGGTCCGGCCCTTCCACATGCCTTCACCGACGGCGGCGTCCCAAAGGATCGCACCGAGGGCGAAGATGTCGGCGCGCCGATCGATCTTGTTGCCCATCAACTGTTCGGGAGGCATGTAGCGAATCCTCCCTTTGAACGTGCCGATCTGCGTCTCGTGCAGCGACGTGACGGCTTTGGCGATCCCGAAGTCGAGCACCTTCACGCCGCCATCGAAGGTGATGAAAATATTCGGTGGCGACACATCGCGGTGGACGAGCTCGAGGGCCTTGCCGTCGTAGTCCTTCGCCTCGTGCGCGTAGTGCAGGCCGGTCAGCACCTCGCTAATGAGGCGAAGGTGCATGCCGAGCGGGAGTGGATTTCCCGTTTTTCGTCCCCGTGCGAGCACCTTGTGGAGCGGTTGCCCGTCCAGATACTCCATGACCGTGATGTCGCGACCCTCTTCGTGAATGACCTCGTAGGTTTGCACGACGTTCGCGTGATTGAGCCGCGCCGCGAGGCGGGCCTCCTCATGAAACATCGACAGCAAATTCGGATCCGACGCGACCGTGTCGCGCGGGACCTTGAGCACCACGAGCTTGTTGAAGCCGTGAGGCCCCCGCATCACTGCGAGATAAACATGCGCCATTCCCCCCGTGCCGAGTTCCGCAACAAGGCGATACTTCCCGACCATGACAGGGAGCGACGGACCAACTTCTGACGTTTCGTTGCGTTCGGCACCCATCCACCAGCATGATCGTCGGATTCCAACGCAAATGCCATGCAGAAAGATGCAGCACTGCAACGCCGACCGTTAGTTCATCTCACATCGCATGAAAGATGGTCGTTGCATATCGCACCTGGCTGCATCGAGCTCAGGTAGGAAATGGCGCAACTTCGGCTCACAATGGCCGCTGACTCGTCACGCTTGCACAGGGCAGCTGGCGCGCGCGCAAACGTTTGACGGGCCCGATGCTTCCGGGGCACCATCGGCCGAGGAAAGTCGGGGGACCGCGCATGGCGCACATCCACGCGGGTTCTGGCGCGTCTCGCGCCTCGAAAATCCTGGTCGCACTGAAAACTTGCAGGGCTAATCGAACGAGAGGGCTTATGAAACTGGACAAGTGGGGTGTTTACGGGTGCATGGCTTTGGCGTCGCTCGCGCCCTTCGCCAGCGCGTTGGTCGGTTGCAAGGGAAACTCCGAAACGCAAGGAAAAGCGACTCCCGCAGCGTCGAGCGCCAGCTCCGCGGCCAATGCGGCCAATGCGGCCAATCCGGCCAATGCGGCCAATTCTCCTTACGTGGTGGGTATGGTGCTCGTGGGGCCCTGGAACGACCACGGCTGGAATCAGTCGCATTTCGAGGGAATCAAGGCCGCGATCGACAAAATCCCCAATGTCAAGTTCGAATTCGTGGACAAGGTCAATCCGGCCGACCGGCCCAATGTCAAGGGTTCTCAGGTCGCCGACGACTTGATTGCCCGGGGCGCCAAGTTCATTGTTTTCAATTCCGATGACTACAAGGACGACGCCCTGGACATCGCCAAGAAGTACCCGGACGTGACCGTCGTCCACATCTCCGGCGACTACGCCTGGAAAGATGGAAAGAACTACAAGAATCAAAAAAATCTCGGCAATATCATGGGCGATATCGAGTCGGCCCAGGGCATCGGAGGCTGCGCGGCCGCCCTCGGCACGGAGACGGGCAAAATCGGCTACCTCGGCCCGCTGGTGAACGACGAGACCCGGCGGCTGGTGTCCTCGGCCTACCTGGGCGCCAAATACTGCTGGGAGAAATACCGAAAGAAGCCCGTCAAGGATTTGACGTTCAAGGTCACCTGGATCGGTTTCTGGTTCAATATCCCCGGTGTCACACTCGATCCGACAAAGGTCTCGGACGACTACTACAATGGCGGATACGACGTGGTCATGACGGGTCTGGACACGCCCGAGGCCGCTGTTCAGGCCAAAAAGGCGGTCGAGGCGGGCAAGAGGGTCCGTTACCTCCATTACGACTTCAAGAAGGGGTGCGACGTAGCGCCCGACGCCTGCCTGGGCGTCGTTTATTATAACTGGACTCCGTCCTACCTGGACGCAATTCAGAAGGCGAAAGAAGGAAAGTTCGTCGGCGACTTCGTCCGCCCGGCGCCCGATTACGCCAACATGAACGGCGAGAGCTCGTCCATCGGCTTCGAGTTCGGCAAGGCGCTCGGCGACAAGAAGGCGCAGCTCGAGGAGCTGATCAAGGGCCTGGGAGACAAGAGCGTCAACTTCTTTACCGGGCCCCAGAAGTTCCAGGACGGCAGCGACTTCCTCCAGCCGGGCGAGGTGGCGACGGTGCAGAAGATTTGGTACATGCCGCAGCTCCTGCAGGGAATTACGGGCACCAGCGGGACGACCAAGAAATAGTCGTTACCTCTACTGCCGTCCGGACCTCCTGCAGTAGTGTTCCGTCCCCGAATGCGTGTCGAGCTTCGCCAGATCTCCAAACGCTTCGGGGCCGTGCAGGCGAACGATGGCATCTCGCTCACCCTCCAGCCGGGCTCGATCCACGGCCTTTTGGGCGAGAACGGGGCGGGCAAGAGCACCTTGGCCGGCATCCTGAGCGGGCTCGTTCGCCGGGATACGGGCACCATCGAGCTCGATGGCCGCCCCGCCATCCTCGACACGCCGGCCCGGGCCCTCGCCGCCGGCATCGGCATGCTCCACCAGGAGCCCCACGATTTCCCCGAGCTCACGGTCCTCGAGAACTTCGTGGCCGCGCGCCCGGGGCCTTTTCTTTTTGCCGGTAAGCGAAAACGGGAGTCGCGCGACAAGCTCCTGGAGCTGATGCGCAGCTTTGGCTTTTCGCTCGACCCCGACGAGCGCGCAGGCCGGCTCACCATGGGGGAGCGGCAGCAATTGGAGCTCCTGGGGCTCTTATCCCTGGGCGTACGCACCTTGATTTTGGACGAGCCGACCACCGGTATCTCCAGCCAACAAAAGGAGTCGCTCTTCACCGCGCTCCAGCAGCTCGCCGCGGACGGCTGCTCGGTGCTGCTGGTGTCGCACAAGCTGCCGGACGTCCAGGCACTGTGCCACCGGGTGAGCATTTTGCGGCGGGGCAAGCTGGTGGGGGAGGCGGAGCTGCCCATCACCTCGGAGCGCTTGGTCGAAATGATGTTCGGCTCCGCGGCCGCCGCCCGACCGCGCAAGCCCGCCACCGCGGTCTCCGAGGCCGAGGCGGTTCGCCTCGAGCGCCCCCAGGCCGTCCGCGGGCGCCTGCGGCTCCAGATGAAACGGTTCGTCGCCCGCAAGGGCGAAATCGTAGGCCTTTGTGGTCTGGAGGGCAGCGGGCAGTCGCTCCTGCTCGAGCTCTGCGCGGGGCTCTTGCCCATGCGCGAAGGGCGGCTTCGGGTCGGCGACGTCGATCTGACGGGCCGCCCGTACCGCGCCTTTCTTCGCGCGGGGGTCGCGTACGTCCCGGCGGATCGGGTGCGCGAGGGGCTCATCGGCGGATTTTCCATCGAGGAGCACGTGGCCTTGCGTTCGCCCGCGCGCGGGTTTTTTCTTCGCACCAAGGAGATGACCCGCGCCGCCGAAAAAGCCATCGAGACCTTTCGCATCCGCGGCACCCCGCAGTCCCGCGCGGAGCAGCTCTCGGGCGGCAACCAACAGCGCACGCAGCTGGCGCTCCTGCCGCCGGAGCTCTCGCTTCTGCTGATGGAGCACCCCACGCGCGGCCTCGACATCGAGTCGACCCAGTGGGTGTGGCAGCAGCTGATCGCGCGCTGCCAGAGCGGCACCGCCATCGTGTTCGCGTCCTCCGATCTGGACGAGGTCATGACGTACAGCGATCGGATCATCGCCTTCAGCGGAGGGCACGCGTCGCGGCCCATCGCGGCCTCGGAGCTGACCTTGGATCGCCTCGGGCGCATGATCGGCGGCCAGCTCGGCGACGACGAGGACGAGGCGGCCCGATCGTGAAGCCCGCGCTGGTGAAGCCCGCGTTCGTGAAACCCGCCCTGCTCCGCGCGGCCGCCCTGGTGGTTTCGCTGGTGTTCGTGGGCGCGGTGTGCCTCTTGATGGGCGCTTCGCCCGCCGCCGTGGCCGTCGCGTTCTGGGACGGTGCGTTCGGCACGGTGGATCAAGCCGCGCGCGTCCTCGGCACCCTCTCGCCGCTGCTCCTTTGTGCGAGCGGGTTGCTCTTTACGTTTCGCGCGGGCCTCTACAATTTGGGCGTGGAAGGGCAGCTGGTGGTGGGGGCCATCGCGGCCACGGGCGCGGCGAGCGCCACCGAGAGCGTCCTTCCCGCGTGGGCGGTCATCGCGGTGGCGCTCGTGGCGGGCATGCTCGCGGGCGCTTCGTGGGGCGTGCTCACTGGGGTGCTGCACGTGTTCGGTCGGGTCAGCGAGATCTTCGCGGGCCTGGGGATGAACTTCATGGCGCAAGGCGCCGCGCTTTATCTCATTTTCGGCCCGTGGAAGCGTGAAGGGGTGGCCTCGATGGCCGGCACCGAGCCGATGGATCGCTCGCTCTGGATGTCCACCTTCGGCACCACCGATGCAAGTCCAACCGCGTTGCTTTTGGCCATCGCCGCCGCCGTGTTCACCGCGGTGCTCATCCAGCGGACGCACTTTGGCCTGAAGGTGCGCGCGGTGGGGCAGAACCTGCGCTCGGCGCACGTGCTGGGCGTCCCGGCCGTGCAGCAGCTGCTCATCGTGTTCGCGGCGTGCGGCGTCTTTTCGGGGCTCGCCGGCGCCCTTCAAGTCATGGCCGTCTTTCACCGCCTGATCCCCAACGTCTCGAGCAACTTGGGCTACTTGGCGCTCTTGGTGGTCATGCTGGCCAGCTTCGACATGCGCCTGGTGGTCCCCATCGCGGTGCTCTTCAGTGTGCTCAATGTGGGGAGCCTTCGCCTGCCGCTCGCGCTCGGCCTCGAGTCCTCGCTCTCGGGCGTCCTGCAAGGGGCGCTGGCCCTCGTCTTCTTGCTTTTGCCGCGCGGCGATTCGGGCGCCCGCCGGGAAGGTACCTGAGCACCGATGGACGTCGTTCCCATCTTCGCCACCGCCATCGCGACCTCGACGCCCAT contains these protein-coding regions:
- a CDS encoding ABC transporter permease; the encoded protein is MKPALVKPAFVKPALLRAAALVVSLVFVGAVCLLMGASPAAVAVAFWDGAFGTVDQAARVLGTLSPLLLCASGLLFTFRAGLYNLGVEGQLVVGAIAATGAASATESVLPAWAVIAVALVAGMLAGASWGVLTGVLHVFGRVSEIFAGLGMNFMAQGAALYLIFGPWKREGVASMAGTEPMDRSLWMSTFGTTDASPTALLLAIAAAVFTAVLIQRTHFGLKVRAVGQNLRSAHVLGVPAVQQLLIVFAACGVFSGLAGALQVMAVFHRLIPNVSSNLGYLALLVVMLASFDMRLVVPIAVLFSVLNVGSLRLPLALGLESSLSGVLQGALALVFLLLPRGDSGARREGT